The Dama dama isolate Ldn47 chromosome 3, ASM3311817v1, whole genome shotgun sequence genome has a segment encoding these proteins:
- the LOC133044634 gene encoding polyadenylate-binding protein 1-like has product MNPSAPSYPMASLYVGDLHPDVTEAMLYEKFSLAGPILSIRVCRDMITRRSLGYAYVNFQQSADTERALDTMNFDVIKGKPVRIMWSQRDPSLRKSGVGNIFIKNLDKSIDNKALYDTFSAFGNILSCKVVCDENGSKGYGFMHFETQEAAERAIEKMNGMLLNDRKVFVGRFKSRKEREAELGARAKEFTNVYIKNFGEDMDDERLKDLFGKFGPALSVKVMTDESGKSKGFGFVSFERHEDAQKAVDEMNGKELNGKQIYVGRAQKKVKRQTELKRKFEQMKQDRITRYQGVNLYVKNLDDGIDDERLRKEFSPFGTITSAKVMMEGGRSKGFGFVCFSSPEEATKAVTEMNGRIVATKPLYVALAQRKEERQAHLTNQYMQRMASVRAVPNPVINPYQPAPPSGYFMAAIPQTQNRAAYYPPSQIAQPRPSPRWTAQGARPHPFQNMPGAIRPAAPRPPFSTMRPASSQVPRVMSTQRVANTSTQTMGPRPAAAAAAATPAVRTVPQYKYAAGVRNPQQHLNAQPQVTMQQPAVHVQGQEPLTASMLASAPPQEQKQMLGERLFPLIQAMHPTLAGKITGMLLEIDNSELLHMLESPESLRSKVDEAVAVLQAHQAKEAAQKAVNSATGVPTV; this is encoded by the coding sequence ATGAACCCCAGCGCCCCCAGCTACCCCATGGCCTCGCTCTATGTGGGGGACCTACACCCCGATGTGACCGAGGCGATGCTCTATGAGAAGTTCAGCCTGGCCGGGCCCATCCTCTCCATCCGGGTCTGCAGGGACATGATCACCCGCCGCTCCTTGGGCTACGCGTATGTGAACTTCCAGCAGTCGGCGGACACGGAGCGTGCTTTGGACACCATGAATTTTGATGTGATAAAGGGCAAGCCAGTACGCATCATGTGGTCTCAGCGTGATCCATCACTTCGCAAAAGTGGAGTGGGCAacatattcattaaaaatttgGATAAATCCATTGATAATAAAGCACTGTATGATACATTTTCTGCTTTTGGTAACATCCTTTCCTGTAAGGTGGTTTGTGATGAAAATGGTTCCAAGGGTTATGGATTTATGCATTTTGAGACACAGGAAGCAGCTGAAAGAGCTATTGAAAAAATGAATGGGATGCTTCTAAATGATCGCAAAGTATTTGTTGGAAGATTTAAGTCTCGTAAAGAACGAGAAGCAGAACTTGGAGCTAGGGCAAAAGAGTTCACCAATGTTTACATCAAGAATTTTGGAGAAGACATGGATGATGAGCGCCTTAAGGATCTCTTTGGCAAGTTTGGGCCTGCCTTAAGTGTGAAAGTAATGACTGATGAGAGTGGAAAATCCAAAGGCTTTGGATTTGTAAGCTTTGAAAGGCATGAAGATGCACAAAAAGCTGTGGATGAGATGAATGGAAAAGAGCtcaatggaaaacaaatttatgttggTCGAGCCCAGAAAAAAGTGAAACGACAGACAGAACTTAAGCGCAAATTTGAACAGATGAAGCAAGATAGGATCACCAGATACCAGGGTGTTAACCTTTATGTGAAAAATCTTGATGATGGTATTGATGATGAACGTCTCCGGAAAGAGTTTTCTCCATTTGGCACAATCACCAGTGCAAAGGTTATGATGGAGGGTGGTCGCAGCAAAGGTTTTGGTTTTGTATGTTTCTCCTCCCCAGAAGAAGCTACTAAAGCAGTTACGGAAATGAACGGTAGAATTGTGGCCACCAAGCCATTGTATGTAGCTTTAGCTCAGCGCAAAGAAGAGCGCCAGGCTCACCTCACTAACCAATATATGCAGAGGATGGCAAGTGTAAGAGCTGTGCCCAACCCTGTAATCAACCCCTACCAGCCAGCACCTCCTTCAGGTTACTTCATGGCAGCTATCCCACAGACTCAGAACCGTGCTGCATACTATCCTCCTAGCCAGATTGCTCAACCAAGACCAAGTCCTCGCTGGACTGCTCAGGGTGCCAGACCTCATCCATTCCAAAATATGCCCGGTGCTATCCGCCCAGCCGCTCCTAGACCACCATTTAGTACTATGAGACCAGCTTCTTCACAGGTTCCACGAGTCATGTCGACACAGCGTGTTGCTAACACATCAACACAGACGATGGGTCCACGTcccgcagctgctgctgctgcagctactcCTGCTGTTCGCACCGTTCCACAGTACAAATATGCTGCGGGAGTTCGCAATCCTCAACAGCATCTTAATGCACAGCCACAAGTCACCATGCAGCAGCCCGCTGTTCATGTACAAGGTCAGGAGCCTCTGACTGCTTCCATGTTGGCATCTGCCCCTCCTCAAGAGCAGAAGCAAATGTTGGGTGAACGGCTCTTTCCTCTAATTCAAGCCATGCACCCTACTCTTGCTGGTAAAATCACTGGCATGTTGTTGGAGATTGATAATTCAGAACTTCTTCATATGCTTGAGTCTCCAGAGTCTCTCCGTTCTAAAGTTGATGAAGCTGTAGCCGTATTACAAGCCCACCAAGCAAAAGAGGCTGCCCAGAAAGCAGTTAACAGTGCCACCGGGGTTCCGACTGTCTAA